The DNA region TGATAATTTTGCCTTTCCCCTGCTTCTTCATGTACGGATACACTGCTTTGCAGCACAGGAATACACCTTTGACGTTGACGGCCATAATACGGTCCCACTCCTCGACCGTCAGCTCGTAGAAAAACTTCCGCGTCAGCCCCACAAAGATGCCGGCATTATTCACTAGCACATCGATTCTGCCGAACCGTTCCACGGCCGAGCTAACCATGGCGCCCACGCTCTGCTCGTCCGACACGTCCGTCTTTACCGCGATCGCCTCACCGCCTTTTTTCTGTATTTCCTCCGCAACCGGCGCCCCATCGAGCACATCCGCAACCACGACGCGCGCACCCTCCTCTGCGAGTCGCAAAGCATAGGCTTTCCCGATGCCCCTGGCACCGCCGGTGACAATGGCTACTTTATCCTTGAGCTTCATAGTATCTCAGCCTCCTCATTGATATGTGTAGAGCACGTTGTACTCGCAGTGAAAGCAGGAGCCCGGAAGCAGGGCCCCCGGGGTAACATTTATCAGCGCTGATAGATGCCGCGACATGGATAGACGCCCTGTTTTACTATCTTGCCCTTCACCACCTGGTCAACCCGCACTGCGTCGACACCTTCGACCTTACTGGGACCGTAGGTCAACGGTGTGCTGCTCAAGTCGCCCGTGTTGAGAGCCTTGATTTTGTAAAAGCCCTGATTCAGTGCGTCCGCAGGTTTCAGCTTTTCAAGCGGCATCTGTTGCAGGGCAAGTCTCAGCGCTTCGACCTGCGTCATTGCCTCGATCATACCGCCGACGTACGATATGTTCGTGATCTTTTTCGTTGGACGATTCTTGTCCTGCATCTCGACACAGAATTTCATACCGGGCGTGGGGTCATCCCAGGGTGGGAAACCGCCGCCGACCACAAATCCTTCACCCAGCTGTCCCATGGCCGGTTGAAACGTGGGGAGATGCGTGGGTGTAGCAGCGCCAAAAATAATCTTATAGTCGAGATGCGGCCCCATGCCCAAGCGAACCATCTCCTTGACGGTCGGCTGGGAGCCGGGTTGCACCATTACGCCGAGTGCAAGATCGACCTTGTTCTGTTTCAGCCACATGAGCTGTGTCGTCGGTTGCGATGTCGGGACTACCGGCACGTACTGGGCTCCAACAAACTCACATCCTATCTTCTTGAGATACGCCTCCATTTCAGGTATCTCGATTGATTTTCCCATGGCATTGTCCGCCGTGAGATACGCAACCCTTGGTTTTCTGTTTTCCTTCCATTTCTCCTTGAACCAGTCCGCAACCGCCGCCAGGTCGTCGCTGTACAGAGGATAGTGGGTGAATATCGTCCCCGGAGGCGTCAGAAGAAATGGTCCGGTCGCGAGCGTAGTCGCGCCCATGTTGTCCTGTTTCAGCCTGTCCTTCAAAGCCATGGCTTGCGGCGACCCCGATACCCTGAAGACCAGCATGCCTTTGGCCTTGAGCTCCTCGTATATGGCTAGTGCCTTCGCGGGCTTGAGCTCGTCGTCTCGCCACAGGAGTTCCACGGTTATGTCGGCAGGCCACTTTTCATTGCGCCACGGCGCCATGCGCTTCGTCTCATTCACGTATTTAACGTAGTCTTCAAAGGCTGCCAGCATCACCGCCACATCCTGGGAGTAGGCTCCCGTCAGCGCAAAGCTGCCACCGACATAGACGCTCTTTGCATGAACGCCCGGCGGAATAAGCAACAACACCACAACCAGAGCAACTGAACACGCTACGAATGCCAATGTGAATCTACCCATTTCCTCCTCCTTTCCTGCGCGTAATTGAGTTTCCCCAACGCAAGAAACTTTTCCGTGAACCACTCTCACCCCCGTTGCTCCAGGTCCTGATGGGAGAAGGGCCACAGCTTCCAGTACGCCTTGACAAACCCCCACCGGTGAATCAGCCCTCTAGGCTCAAAGATCAGAAACAGAATGATAATCAGCCCACGGCTGATCAGCGCGAGTGAAGCGGCTGCCTGCGCGGCAACGGTAGAAGAGAGTACAGGACCCACGATAGTTACCAATTCATCCAGCAGCCTCAGGGGAACTGCACCATGATGACTCCCGTCGTGCTTCCCATGCCACCCACAATCAACACGTCAGGTACCAGTCACTCGTACCGCCTCCAACCATGGTTGTATGGAAAATATGTCGCTGGATACGAACTAGCAAGCATCTCGCTGGCGAGCTGGCCATGTTGCGAAAATCGTTCTTTACCACATTATTCCGCATACGGAATGATATTTTACATATGGTATGCCTATTCGGTAGCACGCTGCTCATTGGCTTGTCAAGAATAAAACCGCCGAATGTCAACACGAGAAAGTGCTCATTATTCAGGCTTCTTCAGCTTCTCATGACAATGACAGCAGCGTCCCTGAACCCACCTATTTCACGTTGTGGGTTAATTAGGAAGAGTGTGTTGTCTGCGCGGCTGACTAATCCCCGAGCTTCTTGCGGAGGGTGTCATTTACTCTCAAGACTTCCTGTGGGTCCTTGCCCTGCAGCTCCCAGCTGTAACTCCCTTTTCCGTCCTTTTTCAGTTTAATCTTTACCTCTGATTTGATTGATTTCCTGAGATCCTCCATCTCCCTCTGGTACGTCGTTTCCTTCTGAGGTTCGTCGGCCTTCTTCGCAGGGGGAAGATCCGTCCTGCCCGTACAGGCCGAGACGAAAAGCAGAATCATCAACATTGCAAAAAGTCGCATGCTATCATACTATTATGCGTATTCAGCCTTTTCAATATATTTCGGAGGAGCCATGAAGCTTCATGTCGAACGGTACGGCGCCGGAAAGCCGGTGCTCTTCGTGCACGGCGCCAGCGGAAGCTCGTCATCCTGGTACTTCCAGAAAGAGTACCTTAAGCAAACGATGGATGTGATCCTTCTCGATCTGCCCGGCCACGGAAAGTCACCCGGGGAAGGCCTCAAGAGGCTTGAAGACTGCAGAGACGCTGTGCACGACACCCTTGCAGGTTTGGGGATCAATACGTGTTATCTGGTGGGGCACTCGATGGGCGGGGCAATCGCCATGCTTTTCGCGCTGGCAT from Syntrophorhabdales bacterium includes:
- a CDS encoding ABC transporter substrate-binding protein, with the translated sequence MGRFTLAFVACSVALVVVLLLIPPGVHAKSVYVGGSFALTGAYSQDVAVMLAAFEDYVKYVNETKRMAPWRNEKWPADITVELLWRDDELKPAKALAIYEELKAKGMLVFRVSGSPQAMALKDRLKQDNMGATTLATGPFLLTPPGTIFTHYPLYSDDLAAVADWFKEKWKENRKPRVAYLTADNAMGKSIEIPEMEAYLKKIGCEFVGAQYVPVVPTSQPTTQLMWLKQNKVDLALGVMVQPGSQPTVKEMVRLGMGPHLDYKIIFGAATPTHLPTFQPAMGQLGEGFVVGGGFPPWDDPTPGMKFCVEMQDKNRPTKKITNISYVGGMIEAMTQVEALRLALQQMPLEKLKPADALNQGFYKIKALNTGDLSSTPLTYGPSKVEGVDAVRVDQVVKGKIVKQGVYPCRGIYQR
- a CDS encoding 3-oxoacyl-ACP reductase family protein: MKLKDKVAIVTGGARGIGKAYALRLAEEGARVVVADVLDGAPVAEEIQKKGGEAIAVKTDVSDEQSVGAMVSSAVERFGRIDVLVNNAGIFVGLTRKFFYELTVEEWDRIMAVNVKGVFLCCKAVYPYMKKQGKGKIINVSSSTFYMGVPFFSHYVASKGGVIAFTRAIARELGDDNICVNAIAPGFTYSEGLQGSPMYPEERLKMLASTRCFKRNEASEDLTGTIVFLASEDSDFITGQTIVVDGGAAFN